A window of the Penaeus monodon isolate SGIC_2016 chromosome 38, NSTDA_Pmon_1, whole genome shotgun sequence genome harbors these coding sequences:
- the LOC119596617 gene encoding pro-resilin-like, with the protein MNTKVLFFLGLLAVVAADKLPAFSYGAPQVSEEASEEFEPAKYDFDWAVKDDDSGNDFGHQESRDGDDTQGSYYVQLPDGRLQKVTYYVDGDDGYVAEVTYEGEAQYPESQESQEAPVYAPPRPSYGYPQ; encoded by the exons ATGAACACTAAG GTCCTTTTCTTCCTGGGTCTGCTGGCCGTGGTCGCTGCTGATAAGCTTCCGGCCTTCTCCTATGGAGCTCCTCAG GTCTCCGAGGAGGCGTCCGAGGAGTTCGAACCCGCCAAGTACGACTTCGACTGGGCCGTGAAGGACGAcgactccggcaacgacttcggccaCCAGGAGTCCCGCGACGGCGACGACACCCAGGGGTCgtactacgtgcagctccccgacggccgcctgcagaaggtcacctactacgtggacggcgacgacggctacgtggctgaggtcacctacgagggcgaggctcagtaccccgagTCGCAGGAGTCTCAGGAGGCGCCCGTGTACGCCCCTCCCAGGCCCTCCTACGGGTACCCTCAGTAA
- the LOC119596619 gene encoding pro-resilin-like, whose amino-acid sequence MNAKVLVLLSLLVAVAADKLPAFSYGAPEASEEASEEFEPAKYDFDWAVKDDDSGNDFAHEESRDGDDTQGSYYVQLPDGRLQKVTYYVDGDDGYVAEVTYEGEAQYPESQESQEAPVYAPPRPSYGYPQ is encoded by the exons ATGAACGCTAAA GTCCTCGTTCTCCTGAGTCTTCTGGTCGCGGTGGCTGCTGACAAGCTGCCCGCCTTCTCCTACGGGGCTCCTGAG GCATCCGAGGAGGCGTCTGAAGAGTTCGAACCCGCCAAGTACGACTTCGACTGGGCCGTGAAGGACGAcgactccggcaacgacttcgcGCACGAGGAGTCCCGTGACGGTGACGACACCCAGGGGTCgtactacgtgcagctccccgacggccgcctgcagaaggtcacctactacgtggacggcgacgacggctacgtggctgaggtcacctacgagggcgaggctcagtaccccgagTCGCAGGAGTCTCAGGAGGCGCCCGTGTACGCCCCTCCCAGGCCCTCCTACGGGTACCCTCAGTAA
- the LOC119596620 gene encoding cuticle protein 8-like has translation MNTKVLILLGLLAVVAADKLPTYFYGEPQESEEVSDEAEPPKYDFAFGVKDGYSGADFAHQEARDEDETRGSYSVQLPDGRLQKVTYYVDGDNGYVAEVTYEGEAQYPESQESQEAPVYAPPRPSYGYPQ, from the exons ATGAACACCAAG GTCCTTATCCTGCTGGGTCTGCTCGCGGTGGTGGCCGCCGACAAGCTACCTACCTACTTCTACGGCGAACCACAG GAGTCCGAGGAGGTGTCCGACGAGGCCGAGCCGCCCAAGTACGACTTCGCGTTCGGCGTGAAGGACGGCTACTCGGGCGCCGACTTCGCGCACCAGGAGGCCCGCGACGAGGACGAGACTCGAGGCTCCTACAgcgtgcagctccccgacggccgcctgcaaaAGGTCACCTACTACGTGGACGGCGACAacggctacgtggctgaggtcacctacgagggcgaggctcagtaccccgagTCGCAGGAGTCTCAGGAGGCGCCCGTGTACGCCCCTCCCAGGCCCTCCTACGGGTACCCTCAGTAA